In Acholeplasma equirhinis, the following proteins share a genomic window:
- the hslO gene encoding Hsp33 family molecular chaperone HslO: MKDYTVIALAYNGEARIYASVSTTLVEKSRKLHQTMPTASAAMGRFITASAMMSLMYKDGERIQLKIAGDGPVGTMLVDAKFGVVKSRIDNPNVYLVYEDGPKKGKLNVGAAVGSGYLYVTKDWKGNYFTSSAELQTGEIGDDFTYYYATSEQTPSAVGLGVLVAKTQKVILSGGFIIQVLPGASNSTISKLESALSKITSVTDYLADGKTPEDMISLLADNTERILETHPIKYYCGCRRSKYKKSLSQLDKKTLTDILIEDKQAEIVCPYCNKKYIFNEEELKEIIAKKA, translated from the coding sequence ATGAAAGACTACACAGTAATTGCATTAGCATATAATGGAGAGGCTAGAATCTATGCATCAGTTTCTACCACTCTCGTCGAAAAATCAAGAAAGTTACATCAAACCATGCCGACTGCATCAGCTGCAATGGGCCGTTTTATAACCGCATCTGCAATGATGAGTTTAATGTATAAGGATGGGGAGAGAATACAATTAAAAATTGCTGGAGATGGCCCAGTGGGGACAATGCTAGTTGATGCTAAGTTTGGTGTTGTTAAATCTAGAATTGATAATCCAAATGTTTATTTAGTTTATGAAGATGGACCTAAAAAGGGAAAATTGAATGTAGGTGCTGCAGTTGGTTCAGGTTACTTATATGTAACAAAAGACTGGAAAGGTAATTATTTCACTTCAAGTGCAGAACTTCAAACTGGAGAAATTGGTGATGATTTCACATATTATTATGCAACCAGTGAACAAACACCTTCTGCTGTTGGACTTGGTGTCTTAGTTGCTAAAACTCAAAAAGTGATTTTATCCGGTGGATTTATTATTCAAGTTTTACCTGGTGCTTCAAATTCAACGATTTCAAAACTAGAATCTGCATTAAGTAAGATTACTTCTGTTACAGACTATCTTGCCGATGGTAAAACACCTGAAGATATGATAAGTTTACTTGCAGACAACACTGAACGCATTTTAGAAACACATCCAATTAAATACTATTGTGGATGTAGAAGATCTAAATATAAAAAATCTCTTAGTCAACTTGACAAAAAGACTTTAACTGATATTTTGATTGAAGACAAACAAGCAGAAATCGTCTGTCCATATTGTAATAAAAAATATATTTTTAACGAGGAAGAACTTAAAGAAATTATTGCCAAAAAGGCATAA
- a CDS encoding Maf family protein: MLILGSTSARRKEIIEKLNIPFKVVSPNFNEDELDINLDPLVYVQTNALNKALSLKEVFPNDTILTADTIVVFEGEILNKPLDEADAYLMLKKLANNEHIVYTACTLIKDGKVEQFYDKAIVYFKHYSDVEILDYINTGEPMDKAGSYGIQGHGAKLIDKYEGSFYTIMGLPLDMVKEKLGL; encoded by the coding sequence ATGTTAATATTAGGATCAACTTCTGCAAGAAGGAAAGAAATCATTGAAAAATTAAATATTCCATTTAAAGTTGTATCACCTAACTTTAATGAAGACGAACTAGATATTAATCTAGACCCACTAGTTTATGTTCAAACAAACGCACTTAATAAGGCATTATCGTTAAAAGAAGTATTTCCAAATGATACGATTTTAACCGCGGATACAATTGTTGTTTTTGAAGGTGAAATTTTAAATAAACCATTAGACGAAGCAGATGCATATTTAATGTTAAAGAAACTAGCGAATAATGAACATATAGTTTATACAGCTTGTACACTGATTAAAGATGGCAAAGTAGAACAATTTTACGATAAAGCAATTGTTTACTTTAAACACTATTCAGACGTTGAAATTCTAGATTATATCAATACCGGTGAACCTATGGATAAGGCAGGTAGTTATGGTATTCAAGGTCACGGTGCTAAACTCATTGATAAATATGAAGGTAGTTTCTATACAATCATGGGTTTACCACTTGATATGGTTAAAGAAAAACTAGGATTATAA
- the hpt gene encoding hypoxanthine phosphoribosyltransferase, producing MHKDIAEILVSEAEIEDICVKLGEELTKAYEGKTPLLVGLLNGCIPFMAQLIKHIKIPMEMQFMAVSSYHGGIASTGDVKIKYDLDHSVAGRDVLIVEDIVDTGSTLKVITELLKYRGAKSVKVVTLLDKPEGRKVTFIPDYIGKTIPKKFVVGYGLDYQERYRNLPYVGVLKPEVYEK from the coding sequence ATGCATAAAGATATCGCTGAGATCTTAGTTTCTGAAGCTGAAATTGAAGATATTTGTGTCAAACTAGGTGAAGAACTTACGAAGGCATATGAAGGTAAGACACCACTTCTTGTTGGTCTTCTTAATGGTTGTATTCCATTCATGGCTCAACTCATTAAGCACATAAAGATTCCAATGGAAATGCAATTCATGGCAGTCTCAAGTTATCATGGCGGTATCGCATCCACTGGAGATGTCAAAATTAAGTATGACTTAGATCATTCAGTTGCTGGTCGCGATGTGTTAATTGTTGAAGACATTGTTGATACAGGATCAACTTTAAAAGTTATTACTGAATTATTAAAGTATCGCGGTGCAAAATCCGTAAAGGTTGTCACTTTACTTGATAAACCTGAAGGTAGGAAAGTTACTTTCATACCTGATTACATCGGGAAAACAATCCCTAAAAAATTCGTCGTTGGTTATGGCCTCGACTATCAAGAACGTTATAGAAATTTACCATACGTCGGTGTATTAAAACCCGAAGTATACGAAAAATAG
- a CDS encoding S4 domain-containing protein codes for MRIDKYLKVSRLIKRRTVAKEVADHDRIYVNNVLAKPSKEVKVGDLVTLHLGLKIITIKITSTTLSKDSEMYELISEEKRSF; via the coding sequence TTGCGAATTGATAAGTATTTAAAGGTTTCAAGGTTAATCAAAAGACGCACAGTTGCTAAAGAAGTCGCAGATCACGATAGAATCTATGTCAACAATGTGCTCGCAAAACCAAGTAAAGAAGTCAAGGTCGGTGATCTTGTTACACTTCACTTAGGATTAAAAATCATAACCATTAAAATCACATCGACTACACTGTCAAAAGACAGTGAAATGTATGAATTAATTTCGGAGGAGAAACGATCTTTCTGA
- the dusB gene encoding tRNA dihydrouridine synthase DusB: MSFKLGNYEVANKLILAPMAGVSNSPFRLLAREYGAGVVYAEMVSDKGIFFQNSKTLELLYMTEVEKPAAQQIFGSDLNTMVEAAMFIDQNSNCDFIDINMGCPVPKVAISAQAGASLMKDPQKIYDIVSAIKAKVSKPVTVKIRSGWDENSVNAVEVAKLIEKAGASAITVHARTRAQGYSGEPDLNVIKAVKEAVSIPVIGNGNIVDGPSALRMLEYTGCDAVMIGRAALGNPWVFREINAFLNGTEAPKRRYSEVKELMVRHFDDLARLRGEHIACLEMRSHGPWYLKGLPGASEVRAKLARTQTRSEYMANLDAYFEQFADDIIEPTN, from the coding sequence ATGAGTTTTAAATTAGGAAATTATGAAGTTGCTAACAAATTAATCTTAGCACCAATGGCTGGTGTTTCTAACTCACCATTCCGTTTACTTGCAAGAGAATACGGTGCTGGTGTAGTTTATGCAGAAATGGTTTCTGATAAGGGAATCTTTTTTCAAAATTCTAAAACACTTGAATTACTCTATATGACAGAAGTTGAAAAACCTGCTGCACAACAAATCTTTGGTAGTGACTTAAACACCATGGTAGAAGCAGCAATGTTTATTGATCAAAATTCAAACTGTGATTTTATTGATATTAATATGGGATGTCCAGTTCCAAAAGTTGCAATCTCTGCACAAGCTGGTGCATCTTTAATGAAAGACCCACAAAAGATTTACGATATTGTTTCAGCTATTAAAGCAAAAGTATCTAAACCAGTAACAGTTAAAATCAGATCTGGGTGGGATGAAAATTCAGTTAATGCAGTTGAAGTTGCAAAATTAATTGAAAAAGCTGGTGCATCTGCAATTACTGTTCACGCAAGAACGCGTGCACAAGGTTATTCTGGAGAACCAGATTTAAATGTGATTAAAGCAGTTAAAGAAGCTGTTTCAATCCCAGTTATTGGAAATGGTAATATTGTTGATGGACCCAGTGCTTTACGTATGTTAGAGTATACTGGATGTGATGCAGTCATGATTGGTCGTGCTGCACTCGGTAATCCGTGGGTATTTAGAGAAATCAACGCCTTCCTAAATGGAACTGAAGCACCAAAGAGAAGATATTCAGAAGTTAAAGAATTAATGGTCAGACATTTTGATGATCTAGCAAGACTTCGTGGTGAACACATTGCATGTTTAGAAATGAGATCACATGGGCCATGGTACTTAAAAGGATTACCTGGAGCAAGTGAAGTGCGTGCCAAACTTGCAAGAACACAAACTCGATCAGAATACATGGCAAATTTAGACGCGTATTTTGAACAGTTTGCTGATGACATTATTGAACCTACAAACTAA
- a CDS encoding amino acid ABC transporter permease: MDFSFILDPYYLGILLQGLGMTLALAILSVIFGTLLGFIPAWLRLSKNKVLKFIGTAYVEIIRGTPLLVQVLLIYAVVQLPVTLFLGMDLSSFIPGMIALLVNSSAYVSEVIRGGILSVDKGQSEAALSLGLSKGQTMRKIILPQAIKNIIPALGNEFVTMIKETSIFMYLGIAELMYSAVIVRSQTYLVKETYIVVAVMYFMLTFPTAKLMAYFERRLKKSDAK; the protein is encoded by the coding sequence ATGGATTTCTCATTTATTTTAGATCCTTATTACCTAGGTATATTACTTCAAGGTTTAGGGATGACTTTAGCACTTGCTATACTATCAGTCATCTTTGGTACACTCCTTGGATTTATACCAGCTTGGTTACGATTATCTAAAAATAAAGTTTTAAAATTTATTGGAACAGCTTATGTAGAAATCATTCGTGGTACACCACTACTTGTTCAAGTTTTATTGATCTATGCAGTAGTACAATTACCTGTAACTTTATTTTTAGGGATGGACTTATCATCATTTATTCCAGGTATGATTGCATTACTTGTTAACTCAAGTGCTTATGTATCTGAAGTTATTCGTGGTGGAATTCTATCAGTAGATAAAGGTCAAAGCGAAGCAGCTTTAAGTTTGGGTCTTTCAAAAGGCCAAACGATGAGAAAAATTATATTACCACAAGCAATTAAGAATATCATCCCTGCACTTGGTAATGAATTTGTCACCATGATTAAAGAGACATCGATCTTTATGTATCTCGGTATTGCTGAATTAATGTATTCAGCAGTTATTGTAAGAAGTCAAACTTATTTAGTTAAAGAAACGTATATTGTGGTTGCAGTTATGTACTTCATGTTAACTTTCCCAACAGCTAAATTAATGGCATACTTTGAAAGGAGATTAAAGAAGAGCGATGCAAAATAA
- a CDS encoding transporter substrate-binding domain-containing protein: MFKKITVLGMLFISTIMLAACDSSNVFEYIIDSSYDGWITLGTSADYPPYEWPMNVEGKQTIVGIDIEIAKEIAKAAKKNLKVINKGFDFLLEDLVSGKVDFVISAMTPTEERAQIVDFSKNYYAASQSILIKSSNAELYTTFESLNVNTVKIGAQLGSIQADLAEEFENAQKQFIQAIPDLVMRLQDGQINALILETAVADSYIRNQAGLMIAPIAIGDSEDGTAVAVQKGNQELLTLINSVIDELIESGRMDEIVAAMVLLNS; encoded by the coding sequence ATGTTTAAAAAAATCACAGTATTAGGAATGTTATTCATTTCAACAATTATGTTAGCTGCATGTGATTCATCAAATGTATTTGAATATATTATTGACTCATCTTATGATGGATGGATTACTTTAGGTACTTCAGCTGACTACCCACCATATGAATGGCCAATGAATGTTGAAGGTAAACAAACAATTGTAGGTATCGATATCGAAATTGCCAAAGAAATTGCTAAAGCGGCAAAGAAAAATTTAAAAGTTATTAACAAAGGATTTGATTTCTTATTAGAAGACTTAGTATCTGGTAAGGTTGATTTTGTTATTTCAGCAATGACACCAACTGAAGAACGTGCACAAATCGTAGACTTCTCAAAAAACTACTATGCTGCATCACAATCTATTTTAATTAAGTCATCTAATGCAGAACTTTATACAACATTTGAATCATTAAATGTGAATACAGTTAAAATTGGTGCACAATTAGGTTCAATTCAAGCTGACTTAGCAGAAGAATTTGAAAATGCACAAAAACAATTCATTCAAGCAATCCCAGATTTAGTGATGAGACTTCAAGATGGTCAAATCAATGCATTAATCTTAGAAACAGCTGTTGCTGATTCATACATTAGAAATCAAGCAGGATTAATGATTGCTCCAATCGCAATCGGCGATTCAGAAGATGGTACTGCTGTTGCAGTTCAAAAAGGAAACCAAGAACTACTTACTTTAATCAATTCAGTGATCGATGAATTAATCGAATCTGGTAGAATGGATGAAATCGTAGCTGCAATGGTTTTATTAAACAGCTAA
- the tilS gene encoding tRNA lysidine(34) synthetase TilS, whose protein sequence is MELRLNLPKSNTYIASISGGVDSMVLLDYLIKENYKFIVVHFNHQKRDDANLDHELVQSITSSFNIPYKYFKLNIKSGNFQDEARKERYDLLEKVANEYKTSHIITAHHNDDLLETVLMKITRGSNLLGYSGMQEVTKINPFTYYKPLLKYSKADLISYANNNQVKYRDDSSNFEDDYLRNRIRHHVVPQLNEENDIYTRIRNFSRQVFLASDYIRSQTKSFLGERNAFSLTAFNSLHEAIKWDLISYLLEGYDVQKSYEKISNILKQLASKKPNIEIKLSSKYVLIKAYDLVKIKEFSSTKNDEKVPTLTISHKLSNNPNNSIELCYNELDFPITLRRRKNGDVLSFSYGSKKLKKFLIDKKVPKEQRDSLLIVADNKNRILWIPNLYINQTLGQNNKIYLELEEDNHA, encoded by the coding sequence ATGGAATTAAGACTGAATTTACCAAAATCAAATACTTATATCGCATCGATTAGTGGTGGTGTAGACTCGATGGTTTTACTTGATTATTTAATCAAGGAAAATTATAAGTTTATCGTTGTCCATTTTAATCATCAAAAACGAGATGATGCAAACTTAGACCACGAGCTTGTTCAAAGTATAACAAGTTCTTTTAACATTCCATATAAGTACTTTAAATTAAATATTAAATCAGGTAATTTCCAAGATGAAGCAAGAAAAGAACGCTATGACCTATTAGAGAAAGTTGCAAATGAATATAAAACATCACATATCATCACTGCACATCATAATGATGATTTGTTAGAAACTGTCTTGATGAAAATTACAAGAGGTTCTAATTTACTGGGCTATAGTGGTATGCAGGAAGTTACAAAAATCAATCCTTTTACATACTATAAACCACTCCTTAAATATTCTAAGGCAGATCTTATTTCTTATGCAAACAACAATCAAGTTAAATACAGAGATGATAGCAGCAACTTTGAAGATGATTATTTAAGAAACAGAATCAGACATCATGTTGTCCCTCAACTTAATGAGGAAAATGATATTTATACCCGTATTAGAAACTTTAGTCGGCAAGTGTTTCTTGCTAGTGACTATATTAGAAGTCAAACAAAAAGTTTTCTAGGCGAAAGAAATGCCTTTAGTCTTACAGCATTCAATTCGCTTCATGAAGCAATTAAATGGGATTTAATCAGTTATTTACTTGAAGGTTATGATGTTCAAAAATCGTATGAAAAGATTTCAAACATATTGAAACAACTTGCATCAAAGAAACCAAATATTGAAATTAAGTTATCCAGTAAGTATGTACTAATTAAAGCATATGATCTTGTTAAAATAAAAGAGTTTTCATCAACTAAAAACGATGAAAAAGTACCAACTCTCACGATTTCCCACAAATTATCTAACAATCCCAATAATTCAATAGAATTATGTTATAATGAATTAGATTTTCCTATTACTTTGCGTCGTAGGAAAAATGGAGATGTTTTATCGTTTTCCTATGGCAGTAAAAAACTCAAAAAGTTTTTAATTGATAAAAAAGTACCAAAAGAACAAAGAGATTCACTTTTAATTGTTGCTGACAATAAAAACAGAATTCTTTGGATTCCAAATCTTTATATCAATCAGACTTTAGGACAAAACAATAAAATTTACCTTGAATTAGAGGAGGATAACCATGCATAA
- the lysS gene encoding lysine--tRNA ligase, producing MFPDDLNEQQKIRREKAEELRQLGVDPFGKRFERTHLTKQIFDEFGELDHDQLESLNKEVTIAGRIVLKREQGKAGFMHVQDRDGKIQVYVRLDHVGEFGFDLFKRADLGDIVGIKGHLFRTKTNELTVKASEYTHLTKALTPLPDKFHGLQDKEEARRRRYVDLIVNEDARRVAFLRPRIIRAFQHYFDSNGYVEVETPVLHTILGGANARPFITHHNALDMDLYLRIATELPLKRLIVGGMERVYEIGRLFRNEGIDARHNPEFTTVEAYLAYGDVTDMMNLVEECISSVAYEVLGTYDVTFGETVIHLKNFKKAHMVELVKEQTGVDFFNNYTLDEAVALAKKHGVELEKHFTVGHIIESFFAKFVEDTLIQPTIVYGHPVEISPLAKKNDEDPRFTDRFELFIMGAEYANAFSELNDPIDQKQRFEKQLEQKAKGDQEAAEMDTDFVEALEYGMPPTGGIGIGIDRIIMLLTNTPNIRDVILFPHARKK from the coding sequence ATGTTTCCTGATGATTTAAACGAACAACAGAAAATTCGTAGAGAAAAAGCTGAAGAGTTAAGACAGCTCGGCGTTGACCCTTTTGGTAAACGTTTTGAAAGAACACATTTAACAAAACAAATTTTTGATGAATTTGGTGAACTTGATCATGACCAATTAGAATCTTTAAATAAAGAAGTGACAATTGCTGGTCGTATCGTATTAAAACGTGAACAAGGTAAAGCTGGTTTCATGCACGTCCAAGATAGAGACGGTAAAATTCAAGTTTACGTTAGACTTGATCATGTTGGTGAATTTGGATTTGATTTATTCAAACGCGCTGACCTTGGTGATATCGTAGGTATCAAAGGTCACTTATTTAGAACTAAAACAAACGAATTAACTGTTAAAGCAAGTGAATACACACACTTAACTAAAGCTTTAACACCACTTCCTGATAAATTCCATGGACTACAAGATAAGGAAGAAGCCCGTCGTAGACGTTATGTTGATTTAATCGTTAACGAAGATGCTAGACGCGTTGCCTTCTTGCGTCCAAGAATCATTCGTGCATTCCAACACTATTTTGACAGCAATGGTTATGTTGAAGTTGAAACACCTGTACTGCACACAATATTAGGTGGTGCAAATGCTAGACCATTTATCACCCATCATAATGCACTTGATATGGATTTATATCTTCGTATTGCAACCGAATTACCACTTAAGAGATTAATCGTTGGTGGTATGGAAAGAGTATACGAAATTGGTAGACTCTTCAGAAATGAAGGTATTGATGCTAGACACAATCCTGAATTCACTACTGTTGAAGCATATCTTGCATACGGTGATGTAACTGATATGATGAACTTAGTTGAGGAATGTATTTCTTCTGTTGCTTATGAAGTTTTAGGTACTTATGATGTTACATTCGGTGAAACTGTTATTCACTTAAAGAATTTCAAGAAAGCACATATGGTTGAACTTGTTAAAGAACAAACTGGTGTTGATTTCTTCAATAATTACACACTTGATGAAGCTGTAGCACTTGCTAAAAAACACGGTGTTGAACTTGAAAAGCACTTCACTGTTGGTCATATCATTGAATCTTTCTTCGCTAAATTCGTTGAAGATACATTAATCCAACCAACAATTGTCTACGGACATCCAGTTGAAATTTCTCCACTCGCTAAGAAAAATGATGAAGACCCACGTTTTACAGACCGTTTTGAATTATTCATTATGGGTGCCGAATATGCGAATGCATTCTCAGAACTAAATGACCCAATTGATCAAAAACAACGTTTTGAAAAACAGCTTGAACAAAAAGCTAAAGGTGACCAAGAAGCTGCTGAAATGGATACTGACTTCGTTGAAGCACTTGAATACGGTATGCCACCAACAGGTGGTATCGGTATTGGTATCGATAGAATTATCATGTTACTAACAAATACACCTAACATTAGGGATGTAATCTTATTCCCTCATGCTAGAAAAAAATAA
- a CDS encoding amino acid ABC transporter ATP-binding protein, whose amino-acid sequence MQNNHIEVINLRKTFKDGTHALNGVSAQFEYGKVTVIIGPSGSGKSTLLRTLNLMETPTSGDVLFDGVSILEPKFDIQNHRKQVGMVFQHFNLFPHLSVLDNLNIAQKLAKGKTEEEATKISLDLLEKVGLLEKQNSYPNQLSGGQKQRIAIARSLAMEPKAILFDEPTSALDPEMIGEVLAVMKNLANSGMTMVVVTHEMGFAKEFADKVIVMDQGVIIEEDTPEVIFGAPKNERTKNFLKRVLQV is encoded by the coding sequence ATGCAAAATAATCATATTGAGGTAATCAATCTTCGTAAAACTTTTAAAGATGGTACACACGCATTAAATGGCGTTAGTGCACAATTTGAGTACGGTAAAGTCACAGTTATTATTGGTCCTTCAGGTAGTGGTAAATCGACTTTACTTAGAACGCTTAATTTAATGGAAACACCAACATCTGGTGATGTTTTATTTGATGGGGTTTCAATTCTAGAACCAAAATTTGATATTCAAAATCATAGAAAACAAGTTGGTATGGTTTTCCAACACTTTAATCTTTTCCCACATTTATCAGTTTTAGACAACTTAAACATTGCACAAAAATTAGCAAAAGGAAAAACTGAAGAAGAAGCAACTAAAATTTCTCTAGACTTGCTTGAAAAAGTTGGTCTATTGGAAAAACAAAATAGCTATCCGAATCAATTATCCGGTGGACAAAAGCAAAGAATTGCAATTGCTAGAAGTTTAGCAATGGAACCAAAAGCAATCTTATTTGATGAACCAACATCAGCGCTCGATCCTGAAATGATTGGTGAAGTACTTGCAGTTATGAAAAATCTTGCAAACTCAGGTATGACAATGGTAGTTGTTACACATGAAATGGGATTTGCTAAAGAATTTGCAGATAAAGTGATTGTAATGGACCAAGGTGTCATCATTGAAGAAGATACACCAGAGGTTATCTTTGGAGCCCCAAAGAATGAAAGAACTAAAAACTTTTTAAAACGTGTTTTACAAGTTTAA
- the ftsH gene encoding ATP-dependent zinc metalloprotease FtsH, producing MNAQKKPTKSPMRPDLLVILIIILLSAGIYFFILNMQPGELTITESELVQLIEEDKIATITVEYVGGDNYNLWHISGYYSAGNTPEGYRGYTMLIYGDRLNDLYDVVADYNALNPAQPIALTFKEHVSVDIWTILQIILTVALPIILVVILFRSMTSQNNKAQDFTRNRARLSRGKAVKFDDVAGADEEKQEMAELIDFLRNPRKYAEMGARVPKGVLLVGSPGTGKTLLAKAVAGEADVPFFSISGSDFVELYVGVGASRVRDLFRVAKENAPCIIFIDEIDAVGRQRGAGLGGGNDEREQTLNQLLVEMDGFGSNLGVIIIAATNRPDVLDPALLRPGRFDRQITMQVPDLKAREAILKVHAKSKKLDPSIKLSDIASRIPGFTGADIENLLNEAALLAARENRTVITTTDLDEAADRVTMGPSKKSRKYTPKEKEMIAYHEAGHAVIGLKVRDASVVQKVTIVPRGRAGGYALYTPVEEKFTRSKKELLSIITSALGGRVAEEIMFEDVSTGAYDDFKRSTALARSMVTEYGMSDLGPIQYESDGGNVFLGRDYLKEKNFSDAVALEIDKEVRKIITECYEDAKRVILENKDLLDNIAKYLMAVETLTKNDIDEIAATGKLAWWDNKDQAKEEPKEENIAN from the coding sequence ATGAACGCACAGAAAAAACCTACAAAATCACCAATGCGTCCTGATTTGCTTGTCATTTTAATCATTATTCTTCTATCTGCTGGTATCTACTTCTTCATCTTAAATATGCAACCTGGAGAACTTACAATTACCGAGTCAGAATTAGTTCAATTGATTGAAGAAGACAAGATTGCTACAATCACAGTTGAATATGTCGGTGGTGACAACTACAACTTATGGCATATCTCTGGTTATTATTCTGCAGGTAATACACCTGAAGGATATCGCGGTTATACCATGTTAATTTATGGAGATCGATTAAATGATCTTTATGATGTTGTTGCAGATTATAATGCATTAAATCCAGCACAACCTATCGCATTAACATTTAAAGAACACGTTTCTGTTGATATTTGGACAATTCTTCAAATCATCTTAACAGTTGCATTACCAATCATTTTAGTTGTTATCTTATTCAGAAGCATGACATCACAAAATAATAAAGCACAAGACTTTACAAGAAACAGAGCAAGACTTTCTCGCGGTAAAGCAGTTAAGTTTGATGATGTTGCTGGTGCAGATGAAGAAAAACAAGAAATGGCAGAACTTATTGACTTCTTAAGAAACCCAAGAAAATATGCCGAAATGGGTGCTAGAGTTCCAAAAGGTGTTCTACTTGTTGGTTCACCTGGTACCGGTAAAACCTTACTTGCAAAAGCTGTTGCAGGTGAAGCAGATGTTCCATTCTTCTCAATCTCAGGTTCTGATTTTGTTGAATTATATGTTGGTGTCGGTGCAAGCCGTGTAAGAGACTTATTCAGAGTTGCTAAAGAAAATGCACCATGTATCATCTTTATTGATGAAATCGATGCTGTCGGTCGTCAAAGAGGAGCAGGCCTTGGTGGTGGTAACGATGAAAGAGAACAAACACTAAACCAATTACTTGTTGAAATGGATGGTTTCGGTAGCAATTTAGGTGTCATCATTATTGCTGCAACAAACAGACCAGACGTTTTAGACCCAGCGTTATTACGACCAGGACGTTTCGACCGTCAAATTACAATGCAAGTACCTGATCTTAAAGCACGTGAAGCAATTCTTAAAGTACATGCTAAATCAAAGAAATTAGATCCATCAATCAAATTATCAGATATTGCATCTCGTATCCCAGGATTCACAGGTGCAGATATTGAAAACTTATTAAATGAAGCTGCCTTACTTGCTGCACGTGAAAATCGTACAGTCATTACAACAACTGACTTAGATGAAGCAGCTGACCGTGTCACAATGGGACCATCTAAGAAATCTAGAAAATATACACCAAAAGAAAAAGAAATGATTGCTTACCATGAAGCAGGTCACGCAGTGATTGGCTTAAAAGTAAGAGATGCTTCTGTTGTTCAAAAAGTTACAATTGTTCCTCGTGGACGCGCTGGTGGTTATGCACTTTATACGCCAGTTGAAGAAAAGTTCACACGTTCTAAAAAGGAACTTCTATCAATCATCACTTCTGCTTTAGGTGGACGTGTTGCTGAAGAAATCATGTTTGAAGATGTATCTACTGGTGCATATGATGACTTTAAACGTTCAACCGCACTTGCACGTTCAATGGTAACTGAATATGGTATGTCTGATTTGGGACCTATCCAATATGAATCAGATGGTGGTAACGTCTTCTTAGGTCGTGACTACTTAAAAGAAAAGAATTTCTCTGATGCAGTTGCACTTGAAATTGACAAAGAAGTTAGAAAAATTATTACTGAATGTTATGAAGATGCTAAGAGAGTCATCTTAGAAAATAAGGATTTACTTGATAACATTGCTAAATATCTAATGGCTGTTGAAACATTAACGAAGAATGATATCGATGAAATCGCAGCAACCGGTAAACTTGCTTGGTGGGATAATAAAGATCAAGCTAAAGAAGAACCAAAGGAAGAGAACATTGCGAATTGA